In Pseudovibrio brasiliensis, the following are encoded in one genomic region:
- a CDS encoding beta strand repeat-containing protein has product MPTIKADETQVPSVQDTSSEQVVEQQPNEGQSAPPQSRLIIELPPDIATDLENQPDAPPRGINLLLNEVEWDPVREVLLLPSGLELAGIQTANGITQITLSDGTLLIIEGHSENPPSIEIENQILTAQEIQTAFAAARNAEPSAGPEASSGPSSGSEPSSGNNEPQSPLPANEDLTGSGNDFEPIPIAVQPSFPITPLLLPSERSEEFLERDFGDGAFESNEPVISSADPTDPTVRPAFFEGNTDNVYEAGLASGSDAGQAVTQTAGPMNIQSGSSPLQTLEVCDPTQDIWIDVTNGGQIITPHGTYTITAHPDGTYSWTYTLNAAGDHSNNAQQDILKVRVTNEEGNQATGDITINIVDDEPLIDITDNPAQVAEGDTLTSTWSLTPGADGVTHITVSVPGEANQTIALSSNTSATFTLPKGTLTVNTDGTYSFEATTNLDNNAPQEQKFTITATDADGDSTTDTQTIKITDGTSPTPPDNLPGEAVDLILTVNEAALDTTQDQDDLAAGNITGSDPTSTAETEISSTLTFTAGSDNLSTFAFGDPSGITITNGDAALNVSWTVTNGQLIGSINGTPAIILALNASEIPAGQQGSVKVTATLTDAFPHDASGEPIKINGITINASDHDGDTITADIQVNIIDDAPQLDIADAPASVAEGNTLNGTWILNPGADGVTHITVSVPGEADQTIALSGNTPATFTLTKGTLTVNPDGTYSFEATTNLDNDAPQEQNFTITATDADGDTTTDTQTITITDGTSPTPPDNLPGEAVDLILTVNEAALDTTQDQDDLATGNITGSDPTSTAETEISSTLTFTAGSDNLSTFAFGDPSGITITNGDAALNVSWAVSNGQLIGSINGTPTIILALNASEIPEGQQGSVKVTATLTDAFPHDASGEPIKINGITINASDHDGDTVTADIQVNIMDDAPQLDIADTPASVAEGNTLNGTWSLNPGADGVTHITVSVPGEADQTITLSGNTPATFTLPKGTLTVNPDGTYSFEAATNLDNDNPQEQSFTITATDADGDTTTDTQTITITDGTSPTPPDNLPGEAVDLILTVNEAALDTTQDQDDLAAGNITGSDPTSTAETEVSSSLAFTAGSDNLSTFAFGDPSGITITNGNAALSVSWTVSNGQLIGSINGTPAIILALNASEIPAGQQGSVQVTATLTDAFPHDASGEPIKINGITIDASDHDGDTVTADIQVNIIDDAPQLDIADTPVSVAEGNTLNGTWTLNPGADGVTHITVSVPGEANQTIALSGNTSATFTLPKGILTVNPDGTYSFEAVGNLDNDNPQEQSFTITATDADGDTTTDTQIISITDGPNPFGGDIIALSLDESALGEQIGNNDPTGDVIGSNPASTAETQSDTLSFTAGSDNIVSFTVGDTSSIEVRDDSGAVVTSMNWTLSADKQTLTGSINGQNVIQLSLTGSTIPAGTTGTAQVTATLLAEFPHITNGTSDFTILGVPIIATDTDGSTALGFTNISIKDDGPDIDITDAQDIVSEGETITDTFSLSSGADGYKQVTVYTDVNDQHIVSLAPNTQTTLYTKQGELTIHSDGTWEFTASTGLDFNQPQTLQFFISVEDGDGDTDTDSHLISIKPAASPILDTSGNDVLTGTQTSELIKGLDGDDTINGGGGRDKIAGMGGKDTLTGGEDSDTFVLDLSNLTVADLITDYESTGEDADKLDVTELIGTEEITQQNVGDYFQLSGGILSFDQDGAGTNHNMVQVMEFSSPPAQLELIVDENQAPVVVTA; this is encoded by the coding sequence ATGCCGACGATCAAAGCTGATGAAACGCAAGTCCCTTCAGTCCAGGACACTTCCTCAGAACAAGTTGTTGAGCAGCAACCTAATGAGGGTCAATCCGCTCCCCCTCAAAGCCGCCTTATCATTGAACTTCCGCCAGATATTGCAACAGATCTGGAGAACCAGCCGGATGCCCCGCCACGCGGAATAAACCTGCTGCTGAATGAGGTTGAATGGGACCCGGTCAGAGAGGTTTTGCTGCTTCCATCAGGCTTGGAACTCGCAGGCATCCAAACAGCCAATGGCATCACACAGATCACACTTTCAGATGGCACGCTGCTGATCATTGAGGGACACAGCGAAAATCCTCCCTCCATTGAGATTGAAAATCAGATCCTCACTGCACAGGAGATTCAAACAGCGTTTGCTGCTGCAAGAAACGCGGAACCAAGCGCTGGCCCGGAGGCCTCATCAGGTCCATCCAGTGGGTCAGAACCCTCCAGCGGCAACAACGAGCCACAGTCTCCATTACCAGCAAACGAGGACTTGACTGGAAGCGGTAATGATTTTGAGCCTATTCCGATCGCCGTTCAGCCTTCCTTTCCAATCACACCGCTCCTGCTCCCTTCAGAACGCAGCGAAGAGTTTCTGGAAAGAGACTTCGGGGATGGAGCCTTTGAAAGCAACGAACCAGTCATCTCCAGCGCAGATCCAACTGATCCAACAGTGCGCCCCGCTTTCTTCGAAGGCAACACCGATAATGTGTATGAGGCAGGCCTGGCATCCGGCAGCGATGCTGGTCAGGCTGTGACGCAAACAGCAGGCCCAATGAACATCCAGAGCGGATCATCGCCGCTCCAGACACTAGAAGTCTGTGATCCGACACAGGATATTTGGATTGATGTGACCAATGGCGGCCAAATCATCACACCTCATGGCACCTACACCATCACAGCTCATCCAGACGGAACTTACAGCTGGACGTACACCCTCAATGCAGCGGGTGATCACAGCAACAACGCCCAACAAGACATTTTGAAAGTTCGTGTTACGAACGAAGAAGGCAATCAGGCAACTGGTGACATCACCATAAACATCGTCGACGATGAGCCACTCATCGATATCACAGATAATCCGGCTCAAGTGGCTGAAGGCGACACACTCACAAGCACATGGTCTCTCACCCCCGGAGCTGATGGCGTCACGCACATAACCGTGTCAGTGCCCGGCGAAGCGAACCAGACAATCGCCCTGTCTAGCAACACATCCGCCACTTTCACGCTGCCCAAAGGCACACTCACCGTCAATACAGACGGTACTTACTCCTTTGAAGCGACAACCAATCTGGATAACAACGCCCCACAAGAGCAAAAGTTCACCATCACGGCAACAGACGCAGATGGAGACTCGACAACAGACACCCAGACCATCAAAATCACAGACGGTACATCGCCAACACCACCGGACAATCTCCCCGGAGAAGCTGTTGATCTGATCCTCACAGTCAACGAAGCTGCGCTTGATACAACGCAGGATCAGGACGATCTGGCGGCTGGAAACATCACCGGATCCGATCCAACAAGCACTGCTGAAACGGAGATCTCCAGCACCCTCACCTTCACAGCGGGCTCTGACAACCTCTCAACCTTTGCCTTTGGTGATCCCTCCGGCATCACAATCACTAACGGCGATGCGGCTCTCAATGTGAGTTGGACAGTTACCAACGGACAGCTCATCGGCTCCATAAACGGTACACCGGCCATCATTCTGGCACTCAACGCATCTGAGATCCCCGCAGGCCAACAAGGCTCCGTAAAAGTCACAGCAACACTCACAGACGCTTTCCCACATGATGCAAGCGGAGAGCCAATCAAGATCAACGGCATCACCATCAATGCCTCAGACCACGATGGCGACACCATCACAGCCGACATACAGGTCAACATTATCGACGATGCACCTCAGCTGGACATCGCTGATGCGCCTGCATCAGTTGCAGAGGGCAACACGCTTAACGGTACGTGGATACTCAACCCGGGAGCAGATGGCGTAACGCACATAACCGTGTCTGTCCCCGGTGAAGCGGACCAGACAATCGCCCTTTCCGGCAACACACCCGCCACCTTCACGCTGACGAAGGGAACCTTAACCGTCAATCCAGACGGTACTTACTCCTTTGAAGCGACAACCAATCTGGATAACGACGCCCCACAAGAGCAAAACTTCACCATCACGGCAACAGACGCAGATGGAGACACGACAACAGACACCCAGACCATCACAATCACAGACGGCACATCGCCAACACCACCGGACAACCTACCTGGAGAAGCCGTTGATCTGATCCTGACAGTCAACGAAGCTGCCCTTGATACAACGCAGGATCAAGATGATCTGGCCACCGGAAACATCACCGGATCCGATCCAACAAGCACTGCTGAGACAGAGATCTCCAGCACCCTCACCTTCACGGCTGGCTCTGACAACCTCTCCACATTTGCCTTTGGTGATCCTTCAGGCATCACCATCACCAACGGTGATGCCGCACTCAATGTGAGCTGGGCTGTTAGCAACGGACAGCTCATCGGCTCCATAAACGGCACACCGACCATCATTCTGGCACTCAACGCATCTGAGATCCCCGAAGGCCAACAAGGCTCCGTAAAAGTCACAGCAACGCTCACAGACGCTTTCCCGCATGATGCAAGCGGAGAGCCAATCAAGATCAACGGCATCACCATCAATGCCTCAGACCACGATGGCGACACGGTCACAGCAGACATTCAGGTCAACATTATGGACGATGCACCTCAGTTGGACATCGCTGATACACCTGCCTCTGTCGCTGAAGGCAACACGCTTAACGGAACATGGTCTCTCAACCCGGGAGCAGATGGCGTCACACACATAACCGTCTCTGTCCCCGGTGAAGCGGATCAGACAATCACCCTGTCCGGCAACACACCCGCTACCTTCACGCTGCCGAAGGGAACCCTAACCGTCAATCCAGACGGCACCTACTCCTTTGAAGCCGCAACCAATCTGGATAATGACAACCCGCAAGAGCAAAGCTTCACCATCACCGCAACGGACGCAGATGGTGACACGACAACAGACACTCAGACCATCACCATCACCGATGGCACATCGCCAACACCGCCAGACAATCTGCCCGGTGAAGCCGTCGATCTGATCCTTACCGTCAACGAAGCAGCCCTTGATACAACGCAGGACCAGGATGATCTGGCCGCCGGAAACATCACCGGTTCCGACCCAACAAGCACTGCTGAGACAGAGGTCTCCAGCTCTCTCGCGTTCACAGCCGGCTCAGACAACCTCTCCACCTTTGCCTTTGGTGATCCATCCGGCATCACCATCACCAACGGCAATGCAGCTCTCAGTGTCAGCTGGACAGTTAGCAACGGCCAGCTCATCGGCTCGATAAACGGCACGCCAGCAATCATTCTGGCACTCAATGCATCTGAGATCCCCGCAGGCCAGCAAGGCTCCGTTCAAGTCACAGCAACACTCACAGACGCCTTCCCGCATGATGCAAGTGGAGAGCCAATCAAGATCAACGGCATCACCATCGACGCTTCAGATCACGATGGCGACACGGTCACAGCAGACATTCAGGTCAACATAATCGACGACGCACCACAACTGGACATCGCCGATACGCCTGTATCAGTCGCTGAAGGAAACACGCTTAATGGAACATGGACTCTCAATCCCGGAGCTGATGGCGTAACGCATATAACCGTGTCAGTGCCCGGCGAAGCTAACCAGACAATCGCCCTGTCCGGCAACACATCCGCCACCTTCACGCTGCCCAAAGGCATACTCACCGTTAATCCAGATGGTACCTACTCCTTTGAAGCGGTAGGCAATCTGGATAATGACAATCCGCAAGAGCAAAGCTTCACCATCACCGCAACGGATGCGGATGGAGATACAACAACAGACACTCAAATCATCAGCATCACAGATGGCCCTAATCCATTTGGGGGTGACATCATTGCGCTGAGCCTAGATGAAAGCGCGCTTGGTGAGCAGATTGGCAACAATGACCCTACCGGGGATGTCATCGGCTCCAACCCGGCAAGCACAGCAGAAACTCAAAGCGATACACTCAGCTTCACTGCCGGTTCTGACAATATCGTCAGCTTCACTGTAGGAGATACCTCCAGCATAGAAGTTCGGGACGACAGCGGTGCTGTTGTGACTTCTATGAACTGGACACTGTCCGCTGACAAGCAAACCCTAACTGGGTCAATCAACGGTCAAAATGTCATCCAGCTGTCTCTAACCGGATCAACCATCCCTGCAGGCACCACGGGCACAGCTCAGGTCACAGCCACACTTCTTGCAGAATTTCCTCACATCACCAACGGAACCAGCGATTTCACTATTTTGGGCGTACCCATCATCGCGACTGATACAGATGGCAGTACAGCTCTTGGTTTCACAAACATCTCAATCAAGGATGATGGTCCCGACATCGATATTACAGACGCCCAGGACATCGTCTCTGAAGGCGAAACCATCACCGATACGTTCTCCCTCAGTTCAGGAGCGGATGGGTATAAACAGGTGACAGTCTATACAGACGTCAACGACCAACACATCGTCAGCTTAGCTCCCAACACACAAACTACGCTCTACACGAAACAAGGTGAGCTAACCATCCATTCAGATGGTACCTGGGAGTTCACAGCCAGCACAGGGCTGGACTTCAACCAACCTCAAACTCTGCAGTTCTTCATATCCGTTGAAGATGGGGATGGTGATACAGATACGGACAGTCATCTCATTTCTATCAAACCAGCAGCATCACCTATTCTCGACACCTCAGGCAACGATGTCCTCACTGGTACCCAGACAAGCGAACTCATCAAAGGCCTTGATGGTGATGACACAATCAACGGTGGCGGTGGACGCGATAAAATCGCAGGTATGGGGGGTAAAGATACGCTCACTGGCGGAGAGGACAGCGACACGTTTGTACTCGATCTCTCCAACCTCACCGTGGCAGATCTGATTACAGACTACGAGTCCACCGGAGAAGATGCAGACAAACTAGATGTAACGGAACTGATTGGCACAGAAGAGATCACACAGCAAAATGTCGGAGACTATTTCCAACTCTCTGGCGGTATCCTGAGCTTTGATCAGGATGGAGCGGGCACCAATCATAACATGGTACAGGTTATGGAGTTTTCATCACCACCAGCACAGCTCGAGCTGATCGTGGATGAAAATCAAGCACCAGTGGTCGTAACAGCTTAA
- a CDS encoding VOC family protein codes for MTKGIDHIVLAVNSLQDAAGHWEQLGFKVTPTARHPWGTENRLVQLNGNFLEVLAIGEGAELTEPSEGVFSFGAFNRDFLLKGEGASMFVMDSTSAAQDRTAYNAAGLAEYAPFSFERIAVTPEGEERQVAFDLTFTTDPLSAEMGFFTCHNKFPENFWKADYQLHPNTVRDLTEVVFVADDPADHHEFLKAFIGERTARLSSLGVEIETARGSVKVLSPSAYESLYGVKAPADRKGLKLAGLGLAAEDLESFATYAKALGGRKQGDFWVIGPERMAGVAVFCS; via the coding sequence TTGACCAAGGGAATTGATCACATTGTGCTTGCTGTAAACTCTTTGCAGGATGCAGCAGGACATTGGGAACAGCTGGGTTTCAAGGTGACGCCAACTGCGCGTCATCCCTGGGGGACTGAGAACCGTCTCGTCCAGCTGAATGGCAATTTCCTTGAGGTTCTGGCGATCGGCGAAGGTGCTGAGCTGACAGAGCCAAGTGAAGGCGTTTTCTCTTTTGGTGCATTCAACCGTGACTTTCTGCTGAAGGGCGAGGGTGCTTCCATGTTTGTGATGGACAGCACCAGTGCTGCGCAAGATCGCACTGCCTACAATGCTGCTGGTCTTGCTGAGTACGCGCCATTTTCCTTTGAGCGAATTGCAGTGACGCCAGAAGGTGAAGAACGCCAGGTTGCGTTTGATCTGACGTTCACCACTGATCCGCTTAGTGCGGAAATGGGTTTTTTCACGTGCCACAACAAGTTTCCTGAGAACTTCTGGAAGGCTGACTACCAGTTGCATCCGAACACTGTTCGCGATCTGACTGAGGTGGTTTTCGTGGCTGATGATCCGGCAGATCATCATGAGTTCCTCAAGGCATTTATTGGGGAGCGTACTGCACGACTTTCCAGTCTCGGCGTTGAGATTGAGACTGCTCGTGGGAGTGTGAAGGTGCTGTCACCCAGCGCTTATGAAAGCCTTTACGGTGTAAAGGCTCCCGCTGACCGCAAAGGTCTGAAGTTGGCGGGATTGGGCTTAGCTGCAGAAGATCTGGAGAGCTTTGCTACCTATGCCAAGGCTCTTGGTGGACGCAAGCAAGGTGATTTCTGGGTTATAGGTCCTGAGCGAATGGCCGGTGTGGCTGTTTTCTGCAGCTGA
- a CDS encoding CTP synthase, with protein sequence MARYIFITGGVVSSLGKGLASAALGAALQARGYKVRLRKLDPYLNVDPGTMSPYQHGECYVTDDGAETDLDLGHYERFTGRPANKQDNITTGRIYQDIIAKERRGDYLGGTVQVIPHVTDAIKNFVLDGNEGYDFVLCEIGGTVGDIEGLPFFEAIRQLGNDLPRGQAVYIHLTLLPYIASAGEMKTKPTQHSVKELRSIGIQPDILMVRCDRQIPENERRKLSQFCNVREEAVIPAYDAKSIYEVPLAYHKEGLDEQVLDAFGITGAPAPDLSRWETIVHSLFNPEGEVTIAIVGKYTVLKDAYKSLIEALVHGGIANGVKVNLEWIESEVFEKEDPSEFLANVNGILVPGGFGERGSEGKIAAAHYARVNNIPYFGICFGMQMAVVEAARNMAGITDASSTEFGPAKEPVVGLMTEWTRGNEKEERHAEGDLGGTMRLGAYDAVLKADSKIAAIYDSTEISERHRHRYEVNIGYREKLEEAGLIFAGTSPDGVLPETVEIDNHPWFIGVQYHPELKSRPFEPHPLFSSFVGAARDNSRLV encoded by the coding sequence ATGGCACGGTACATATTCATCACCGGTGGTGTTGTTTCTTCTCTCGGGAAGGGACTTGCCTCCGCAGCTCTTGGTGCGGCTTTACAAGCGCGCGGATACAAGGTGCGACTTCGTAAGCTCGACCCTTATTTGAACGTTGATCCAGGTACCATGAGCCCTTACCAGCATGGTGAGTGTTATGTGACCGACGATGGCGCTGAAACTGACCTGGATCTTGGGCACTACGAGCGTTTCACTGGCCGTCCGGCAAACAAGCAGGACAACATTACTACTGGTCGCATTTATCAGGATATTATCGCGAAAGAACGCCGTGGTGATTATCTGGGTGGTACTGTTCAGGTGATTCCTCATGTGACTGACGCAATCAAGAACTTCGTTCTGGACGGTAATGAAGGCTATGATTTCGTGCTCTGCGAAATTGGTGGTACCGTTGGTGACATTGAAGGTCTGCCATTCTTTGAAGCAATCCGTCAGCTTGGCAACGATCTGCCACGCGGACAGGCTGTTTACATCCACCTGACACTGCTGCCTTACATTGCAAGTGCTGGTGAAATGAAAACCAAGCCAACTCAGCACTCTGTTAAAGAGCTGCGCTCCATCGGTATTCAGCCAGACATTCTCATGGTTCGCTGTGATCGCCAGATTCCTGAGAATGAGCGTCGAAAGCTGTCCCAGTTCTGTAATGTTCGAGAAGAAGCTGTTATCCCGGCATATGATGCAAAGAGCATCTACGAAGTGCCATTGGCCTACCATAAAGAAGGTCTGGATGAGCAGGTTCTGGATGCGTTTGGCATTACAGGTGCTCCGGCTCCAGATCTGTCCCGCTGGGAAACCATCGTTCATTCTCTGTTTAACCCAGAGGGTGAAGTCACCATCGCAATCGTTGGTAAGTACACCGTTCTCAAGGACGCTTATAAGTCCCTGATCGAAGCACTGGTGCATGGCGGTATTGCGAATGGTGTGAAGGTCAATCTTGAGTGGATTGAATCTGAAGTCTTTGAAAAAGAAGACCCAAGCGAGTTCCTTGCAAATGTGAACGGTATTCTTGTTCCAGGCGGCTTTGGTGAGCGCGGATCTGAAGGTAAGATCGCTGCAGCACATTATGCACGTGTGAACAACATTCCTTACTTCGGTATCTGCTTTGGTATGCAGATGGCTGTTGTGGAAGCTGCCCGCAACATGGCTGGCATCACTGATGCAAGCTCCACCGAATTTGGTCCTGCAAAAGAGCCAGTTGTTGGCCTGATGACCGAATGGACCCGTGGTAACGAAAAAGAAGAGCGTCATGCTGAAGGCGATCTGGGCGGCACCATGCGTCTTGGCGCTTATGATGCGGTTCTGAAAGCTGACAGTAAGATTGCTGCGATCTACGATTCTACCGAGATCTCCGAGCGTCACCGTCACCGTTATGAAGTGAACATCGGCTATCGTGAGAAGCTTGAAGAAGCTGGCCTCATCTTTGCTGGAACGTCACCAGATGGCGTTCTGCCTGAGACTGTAGAGATTGACAACCATCCGTGGTTCATCGGTGTGCAGTATCACCCAGAGCTGAAGTCCCGTCCGTTTGAACCGCATCCGCTGTTCTCCTCATTTGTAGGTGCTGCACGCGACAACAGCCGTCTGGTTTAA
- the secG gene encoding preprotein translocase subunit SecG produces METVLIVIHLMVVVALVAMVLLQRSEGGALGIGGGGGGGVMSSRGTANVLTRGTAILAVCFFATSLALSLLARYDERPGSLLDQVPAGSATQGTEQGGGNGLLDQLQQQSQPTGPQVPPAQ; encoded by the coding sequence ATGGAAACCGTTCTGATTGTTATCCACCTGATGGTCGTCGTTGCGCTGGTAGCAATGGTTCTACTGCAGCGCTCCGAAGGCGGCGCATTGGGTATTGGCGGCGGTGGCGGCGGTGGTGTGATGAGCAGCCGTGGTACAGCAAATGTGCTGACACGCGGTACTGCTATTCTTGCTGTCTGCTTCTTTGCAACTTCACTCGCTCTTTCTCTGCTGGCACGCTACGACGAGCGTCCAGGTTCTCTGCTTGATCAGGTTCCAGCTGGTTCCGCAACTCAGGGCACAGAGCAGGGCGGCGGCAATGGTCTTCTTGACCAGCTTCAGCAGCAAAGTCAGCCAACTGGCCCGCAGGTTCCACCTGCACAGTAA
- the tpiA gene encoding triose-phosphate isomerase, producing MTNRPLVAGNWKMNGTKASAAELEAMGAGYDSALAEKVELLICPPALLVAQLASQDKIAIGAQNCHAKESGAHTGDISAEMIRDAGGKFVIVGHSERREDHGESDADVCEKAEAAYRAGLVAIVCVGEVESERRAGTTLDVVTKQVLGSVPAGATAENTVIAYEPVWAIGTGLTPTPADVAEVHASIRATLIKQFGDEIGGKMRVLYGGSVKPTNAKELLAVENVDGALVGGASLKAADFLGIAEAYRG from the coding sequence ATGACTAATCGGCCACTTGTTGCTGGTAACTGGAAAATGAATGGCACCAAAGCTTCTGCTGCAGAGCTGGAAGCTATGGGTGCGGGATACGACTCAGCACTTGCCGAAAAAGTAGAGCTTCTGATTTGCCCTCCTGCATTGCTGGTTGCACAGCTTGCTTCTCAGGACAAAATCGCGATTGGTGCCCAGAACTGCCACGCTAAAGAAAGCGGCGCGCATACTGGCGACATCTCCGCTGAGATGATCCGTGATGCTGGCGGCAAGTTCGTTATTGTTGGTCACTCCGAGCGCCGTGAAGACCATGGCGAATCTGACGCAGATGTTTGCGAAAAGGCTGAAGCTGCTTACCGTGCTGGTTTGGTTGCGATCGTTTGTGTTGGTGAAGTTGAGAGCGAGCGCCGCGCTGGCACCACTCTTGATGTTGTGACCAAGCAGGTTCTTGGTTCTGTACCAGCGGGCGCAACTGCTGAGAATACTGTGATCGCTTATGAGCCAGTCTGGGCAATCGGTACCGGCCTGACACCAACACCTGCAGATGTGGCTGAAGTTCATGCGTCTATCCGCGCAACTCTGATCAAACAGTTCGGCGATGAGATTGGCGGTAAAATGCGCGTCCTTTATGGTGGCTCTGTTAAGCCTACCAACGCAAAAGAACTGCTTGCGGTTGAAAACGTTGACGGTGCACTGGTTGGCGGTGCAAGCCTGAAAGCGGCGGATTTCCTTGGAATCGCTGAGGCTTATCGCGGCTAA
- a CDS encoding SurA N-terminal domain-containing protein: MLDALRNSVGSWFAKILIGLLVLSFAVWGIADVFTGIGSTSVASVGDKEISAQDFQRAYSRELDQLSRRVGQPVTQEQAAAFGVPAQVLGRLVAEAALDNEASKLRIGVSDEAIIKTIQETPAFQGVNGYDRNRLGQVLYNLGMSEDEFVMQQQLVAERQQLAEAVIGGIVVPETMLEAFDKYAMEERTVEYLVLPKSSLTDVPAPTDEELNAFFEDNKGNYKALEYRSATIIELTSDKIAKPENVTDEEIAQEYERTKNRYQSQEQRRIYQISFPTKQEAEAAVVEMDSGKTFEDLMNERDLTEKDVDLGLMNKAGFLDQKIADAAFALKEGQASNVVEGQFTNAILFAKEVKPAAVQPLEDVKNELRTVVAQANAADEVEDLFNEVEDARAGGSTFEEIAERFDLELINTPAFDASGNNEAGETVELPVANELTSAVFSTDVGVENDPLEIGRTGHLWYEVKEVTPSRDRELSEVKEAVIADWTANRTGELLEEKAKALIAEVEAGKSLSEIATAEGLTTTTSQPFTRNGGVQGLSGSAVTAAFSGPKGTAAQVPGNNEDRILLVLTDTTAPAFMTESENVQRINTQLTGALESSLLNQFINQLEQTEGVLVNQAVFNQLTGLDRQ, from the coding sequence ATGCTCGACGCGCTACGTAATAGCGTAGGTTCCTGGTTTGCAAAGATCCTGATCGGCCTTCTGGTGCTCAGCTTTGCAGTTTGGGGGATCGCTGACGTCTTTACTGGAATCGGCTCCACATCTGTTGCCTCAGTGGGTGACAAAGAAATTTCAGCTCAGGATTTCCAACGAGCTTATTCACGCGAGCTCGACCAGCTGTCACGCCGCGTCGGCCAACCTGTCACACAGGAACAGGCCGCTGCATTTGGCGTACCAGCTCAGGTTCTGGGCCGCTTAGTCGCTGAAGCTGCGCTTGATAATGAAGCATCAAAGCTGCGCATCGGCGTTTCAGATGAAGCAATCATCAAAACCATTCAGGAAACCCCTGCCTTTCAGGGTGTGAATGGATATGACCGCAATCGCCTCGGTCAAGTTCTTTACAATCTCGGCATGAGCGAAGACGAATTCGTCATGCAGCAGCAGCTCGTCGCAGAGCGCCAGCAGCTCGCTGAAGCCGTCATTGGTGGCATTGTAGTGCCAGAAACCATGCTCGAAGCTTTCGACAAGTACGCAATGGAAGAACGCACTGTTGAATACCTCGTACTGCCAAAAAGCTCTCTGACCGACGTTCCTGCGCCGACTGACGAAGAACTCAACGCGTTCTTCGAAGATAACAAAGGCAACTATAAAGCGCTTGAATACCGCAGCGCGACCATCATCGAGCTGACATCAGACAAAATCGCAAAGCCTGAAAACGTAACGGATGAAGAGATCGCTCAGGAATATGAGCGCACCAAAAACCGTTACCAGTCTCAGGAACAGCGCCGCATCTATCAGATCTCCTTCCCAACCAAACAGGAAGCAGAAGCTGCTGTGGTTGAGATGGATTCCGGCAAGACCTTTGAAGACCTGATGAATGAGCGCGATCTGACAGAAAAAGACGTCGATCTCGGCCTCATGAATAAGGCGGGCTTCCTTGATCAGAAGATCGCAGATGCTGCATTTGCTCTGAAAGAAGGTCAGGCAAGTAACGTGGTCGAAGGCCAGTTCACCAACGCCATCCTTTTCGCAAAAGAAGTCAAACCAGCTGCTGTTCAGCCACTTGAAGACGTAAAGAACGAACTGCGCACCGTTGTTGCTCAGGCAAACGCTGCTGATGAAGTAGAAGACCTGTTCAACGAAGTGGAAGATGCACGCGCAGGCGGCAGCACCTTTGAAGAGATCGCAGAACGCTTCGACCTGGAACTGATCAACACCCCTGCTTTCGACGCCTCCGGCAATAACGAAGCAGGCGAAACCGTTGAACTGCCAGTCGCAAACGAGCTGACCTCCGCTGTCTTCTCAACCGATGTTGGCGTTGAAAACGATCCGCTGGAGATCGGTCGCACCGGCCACCTCTGGTACGAAGTCAAAGAGGTCACACCTTCCCGCGACAGAGAACTCTCTGAAGTCAAGGAGGCTGTGATCGCTGACTGGACAGCAAACCGCACCGGTGAACTGCTGGAAGAAAAAGCCAAAGCTCTGATTGCGGAAGTGGAAGCAGGAAAGTCGCTTTCCGAGATCGCGACAGCTGAAGGCCTGACAACAACGACCTCTCAGCCATTCACCCGCAACGGCGGCGTACAAGGCCTTTCCGGCTCAGCTGTTACAGCAGCCTTCTCCGGACCTAAAGGCACCGCAGCACAGGTTCCTGGCAACAATGAAGATCGGATCCTTCTGGTTCTGACGGACACAACAGCTCCGGCCTTCATGACAGAGTCAGAGAACGTTCAGCGCATCAATACCCAGCTGACAGGCGCACTGGAGAGCTCATTGCTCAACCAGTTCATCAACCAGCTGGAACAGACTGAAGGCGTCCTCGTAAATCAGGCAGTCTTCAATCAGTTGACCGGCCTGGATCGCCAGTAG